A stretch of the uncultured Desulfobacter sp. genome encodes the following:
- a CDS encoding STAS domain-containing protein: MVSKNQNKDGNLVMRIEGALSAYEVKDLKDSFLTGFANYKGIIVDINGVTECDTLGLQLLFSARKTAEKLNKTFNITGDSQSILDAIIALGLEAENFPRVSEEV, encoded by the coding sequence ATGGTTTCCAAGAATCAAAATAAGGACGGCAACCTGGTGATGAGAATTGAGGGTGCTTTATCTGCGTACGAAGTGAAAGATCTTAAAGATTCTTTTTTGACGGGATTTGCAAATTATAAAGGGATTATTGTAGATATTAATGGCGTAACCGAGTGTGATACATTGGGGCTTCAGCTTCTGTTCTCCGCTAGGAAAACCGCTGAAAAGTTAAATAAAACATTTAATATTACAGGTGACTCTCAGTCGATTCTGGATGCGATAATCGCTTTGGGACTTGAGGCGGAAAACTTTCCCCGTGTCTCTGAGGAGGTTTAA